A window of Shewanella mesophila contains these coding sequences:
- a CDS encoding patatin-like phospholipase family protein: protein MIRFLVLSLSLCFSMTTYAEEVRPKVGLVLSGGGAKGAAHVAVLKVIEDNHIPIDYIAGTSIGAYVAGMYALGYSASEIETIMMGEDWDKGYSDTIPREALSYRNKQQRDRFNIPINIGYSNKEVKVPTGLLRGQSMSLLLQNSTDLVHRFDHFDELAIPYRAVATDLETSQAVVISKGSLVDAMQASATVPGALQPAVYDGKLVVDGGIANNMPIDVVKEMGADIIIAVDIGSSLVKRDQLQSTVAVLDQLSTMLTNASTERQKLLLTDSDILIRPEVGELSTTDFTIMPKAYRLGEVAVLAQLDKLKELAVSPDSYSAYLLHKESVSMAWNQNISRPVIDIRFDNNSKVSAKLLRETLGIQLGQVVDKQQLQQGINNVYALDKFERVNAEFLDTEEGRILILKTKAKSWGPNYFQLGFSWEDDFSLDSAVSLDIAYTLTDLTQYGGEWRNELRLGFEKLLSSEFYLPLDSDQRYFARTKISYENKDWAFYENNNRALLLGQTTYRGDIGVGLNYIKEGAVEIGFTAESGMLENSAFIGNVDYSSYGAYLKFGFDNLDSINFPTSGNRFTINLYYRKDNNPELFDNLASETSLQIEADWRGALSVNNHAFVGIASVSTVDSDADFNIHVSELGGFLNLSGYHKNALAGMHKVFGAFVYQYDLGRDMLGMTDYPLYLGASLEAGNVWMSREGVSLNDLIYGGSVYFGTDTSVGPAALGFGWADDGEKSIFLFLGKNW from the coding sequence ATGATACGTTTCCTTGTATTAAGCCTTTCTCTGTGTTTTAGCATGACTACTTATGCCGAAGAGGTTCGTCCCAAAGTCGGCTTGGTGCTCAGTGGCGGTGGTGCAAAAGGTGCCGCTCATGTGGCTGTGCTCAAAGTGATTGAAGATAACCATATTCCAATCGATTACATTGCCGGAACCAGCATAGGCGCTTACGTTGCAGGCATGTATGCCCTTGGTTATAGCGCCAGTGAAATCGAAACTATCATGATGGGTGAAGACTGGGATAAGGGCTATTCCGACACGATTCCTCGTGAAGCCTTAAGTTATCGAAATAAGCAGCAAAGAGACAGGTTCAATATTCCGATTAATATCGGTTATAGCAACAAAGAGGTCAAAGTGCCTACGGGGTTACTGCGCGGCCAATCTATGTCTTTGTTACTCCAAAACTCAACCGATCTTGTACACAGATTTGACCACTTTGATGAGCTGGCGATCCCTTATAGAGCTGTCGCTACCGACCTTGAAACGAGTCAGGCAGTGGTGATTAGTAAGGGTAGCCTAGTAGACGCGATGCAGGCTTCTGCAACGGTTCCTGGTGCGCTTCAACCTGCGGTATATGATGGCAAATTGGTGGTCGATGGTGGCATAGCAAACAATATGCCTATCGATGTTGTGAAAGAAATGGGGGCAGACATTATTATTGCCGTCGATATTGGTTCTTCGTTGGTTAAACGAGACCAATTGCAGAGCACTGTCGCGGTACTTGATCAATTATCAACAATGCTGACAAACGCCAGTACCGAGCGGCAGAAGTTGTTGCTGACAGACTCAGATATTCTTATTCGCCCAGAGGTCGGTGAACTTAGTACCACGGATTTTACCATAATGCCCAAAGCCTACCGCCTAGGCGAGGTTGCCGTGTTAGCTCAGTTAGACAAGCTCAAGGAGCTAGCGGTCAGTCCAGATTCTTATAGTGCTTACTTGCTCCATAAAGAGTCGGTGAGTATGGCGTGGAATCAAAATATTAGTCGACCGGTTATCGATATTCGATTCGATAATAATTCGAAAGTAAGTGCTAAATTATTGCGCGAGACCTTGGGGATTCAACTGGGTCAAGTTGTCGATAAGCAGCAACTCCAACAAGGCATTAATAATGTCTATGCCTTGGATAAATTCGAACGAGTGAATGCTGAATTCTTGGATACCGAAGAGGGGCGGATTCTCATTCTAAAAACCAAAGCTAAATCATGGGGACCCAACTATTTTCAACTTGGTTTTAGCTGGGAAGATGATTTTAGCTTAGATTCGGCGGTATCACTTGATATCGCCTATACGCTAACGGATTTGACCCAATATGGTGGCGAGTGGCGTAACGAGCTGCGTTTAGGTTTTGAAAAGCTATTGTCGTCAGAGTTTTATTTACCGTTAGATTCTGATCAGCGTTACTTTGCTCGCACCAAGATCTCCTATGAGAACAAAGATTGGGCCTTCTATGAGAATAACAACCGCGCCTTGCTGTTGGGGCAAACCACATATCGTGGAGACATTGGGGTTGGCCTCAACTACATAAAAGAAGGTGCGGTTGAAATAGGCTTCACGGCTGAAAGTGGCATGTTAGAAAATAGTGCTTTTATTGGGAATGTCGATTATTCCTCATACGGAGCTTATTTAAAGTTTGGCTTCGATAACCTCGATAGCATCAATTTCCCCACATCTGGAAATCGCTTCACGATAAACCTCTATTATCGAAAAGATAATAACCCTGAGCTGTTTGATAATTTAGCGTCGGAAACATCATTGCAAATAGAGGCCGATTGGCGTGGCGCTCTCAGTGTCAATAACCATGCCTTTGTTGGTATTGCTTCTGTCTCTACAGTGGATAGCGATGCCGATTTTAATATTCACGTGTCGGAATTAGGGGGATTTCTTAATCTCTCTGGCTATCACAAAAATGCGCTTGCTGGGATGCATAAAGTGTTTGGTGCTTTTGTTTATCAATATGATTTAGGTAGAGATATGTTGGGAATGACCGACTACCCTCTTTACCTTGGTGCTAGCCTTGAGGCGGGTAATGTATGGATGTCTCGAGAGGGCGTCAGTCTTAATGATTTAATTTACGGTGGGAGCGTCTATTTTGGTACCGATACCTCAGTTGGCCCCGCAGCATTAGGTTTTGGCTGGGCCGATGATGGAGAAAAATCGATATTTCTCTTCTTAGGTAAGAATTGGTAG
- the lpdA gene encoding dihydrolipoyl dehydrogenase: MSNEIKTQVVVLGAGPAGYSAAFRAADLGLETVIVERFSTLGGVCLNVGCIPSKALLHVSKVIEEAKAVASHGVVFGEPQIDLDKLRDYKKSVISQLTTGLGGMSKMRKVDVVNGLAKFTSPNTLEVTGEDGVKVVRFEQAIIAAGSRPIQLPFIPHEDPRIWDSTDALELNEVPGKLLVMGGGIIGLEMGTVYSSLGSEIDVVEMFDQVIPAADKDIVRVYTKKIKKKFNLILETKVTAVEAKEDGIYVSMEGKKAPAEPVRYDAVLVAIGRTPNGKLIDADKAGVNIDERGFINVDKQMRTNVPHIYAIGDIVGQPMLAHKGVHEGHVAAEVISGMKHFFDPKVIPSIAYTDPEVAWVGLTEKEAKEQGIAYETATFPWAASGRAIASDCSEGMTKLIFDKETHRVIGGAIVGVNGGELLGEIGLAIEMGCDAEDLALTIHAHPTLHESVGLAAEVYEGSITDLPNPKAKKKK, from the coding sequence ATGAGTAACGAAATCAAAACTCAGGTAGTGGTATTAGGTGCAGGTCCTGCGGGCTATTCTGCGGCATTCCGTGCTGCAGATTTAGGTCTAGAAACAGTGATCGTTGAGCGTTTTAGTACCCTAGGTGGTGTATGTCTAAACGTGGGTTGTATCCCATCGAAGGCGTTACTTCACGTATCTAAAGTGATCGAAGAAGCGAAAGCGGTTGCTAGCCATGGTGTTGTATTTGGCGAGCCGCAAATCGATTTAGATAAATTACGTGATTACAAGAAGAGTGTGATTAGCCAACTCACTACGGGTCTAGGCGGCATGTCTAAGATGCGTAAAGTTGATGTGGTCAATGGTCTTGCTAAGTTTACTAGCCCGAACACCCTTGAAGTGACTGGTGAAGATGGCGTTAAAGTGGTTCGCTTCGAACAAGCTATTATCGCTGCGGGTTCACGTCCAATTCAGCTGCCTTTCATTCCTCATGAAGATCCACGTATTTGGGATTCGACCGATGCGTTAGAGCTTAACGAAGTGCCAGGTAAGCTGCTCGTTATGGGCGGCGGCATCATTGGTCTCGAAATGGGTACGGTATACTCTTCGCTAGGTAGTGAAATTGACGTGGTTGAGATGTTCGACCAAGTTATCCCTGCTGCCGATAAAGATATCGTTCGTGTTTACACCAAGAAGATCAAGAAGAAGTTTAACTTGATCCTTGAAACCAAGGTAACAGCGGTTGAAGCGAAAGAAGATGGTATCTACGTTTCAATGGAAGGTAAAAAAGCGCCAGCTGAGCCTGTTCGTTACGATGCCGTATTGGTTGCCATTGGTCGTACACCAAATGGTAAGTTAATTGATGCTGATAAAGCAGGCGTTAACATCGATGAGCGTGGCTTTATTAACGTTGATAAGCAGATGCGTACTAACGTGCCGCACATTTATGCAATCGGCGATATCGTCGGTCAGCCAATGCTTGCGCACAAAGGTGTGCATGAAGGTCATGTTGCTGCTGAAGTGATTTCGGGCATGAAGCACTTCTTCGATCCAAAAGTGATCCCATCCATTGCGTATACTGACCCAGAAGTCGCATGGGTAGGTTTAACTGAGAAAGAAGCTAAAGAGCAAGGTATTGCTTACGAAACCGCAACTTTCCCATGGGCCGCAAGTGGTCGTGCAATCGCTTCAGATTGCAGCGAAGGTATGACTAAGCTAATTTTCGATAAAGAAACTCATCGCGTTATCGGTGGTGCTATCGTGGGTGTTAATGGTGGTGAACTTCTCGGTGAAATCGGTCTTGCGATAGAGATGGGTTGTGATGCTGAAGACTTAGCACTTACTATTCATGCACACCCAACACTGCATGAGTCTGTTGGCTTAGCGGCTGAAGTTTATGAAGGTTCAATTACTGATTTGCCTAACCCTAAGGCAAAGAAGAAAAAATAA
- a CDS encoding EAL domain-containing protein: MSNNGWFRPIFYFLLLWAIALPASAGDLVQRVFSARDGLNNAIVNNISFDEYGYTWLSTEQGLYRVSDTTVRRIDKVKQDIRLSDEYITFTIPLSKNHLLVSTYANTYLYNLVTDEFVQFGSLELFPDFKKSGLQAITKQNDGSYIFLNYQSEIYRFDYVAMELNFVNALPHDPDIPWGVLAKFNDNQLIIGTSRELQLRDSLGMLRALFPWTETMGLIKTLFEDRAGRIWLGSSNGLYRVYPDSVTVEKVAQMPFYITHMAQDQKGFMWLSGRDGLIKWNPDTLELKIFTDELKLAADLDYIYDIAVDSNDLIWVGGSGDGLAVIADDPDFSIDNLTRKAPYKLGDEMVWAIYAEEQRVWLGTDKGLIDVDRELKRSVLITPLGMEVNDSIYTVKAMDSEHLLLSSTNGLFIYNKATKQAMRFAQWTGGESSLENKTVFFSYQDPLLVGRWWFVTSTGLFYWDSGTLEPKALSIKGADGVVRKGVLRSIFRSSDGKLWLGGEHSFGYLDSRGVFFSRSDIFADTNNAIEVNYIQEVNSGVLWLGTSPKGLVEYHPKTGLTYMMTKKWELDCNSVYFIEQVPGYRLVGCPNSLVSQDLASGQLLVVEKQDGLVSHELNDGASFYQPGVGLYVGSPDGVGLVDVPLLKNRLSEDGIMLESVSVFYEDKTDIDLIPLEHKVVHPGSRMISFQLTSLDYLTDIPFKLQYRLRREGKSSRVNYLQLNGQSQVNVSGLEAGNYTLDILSEKNGIWSQTPYSYSFSVEDFWWNHSWFKILILLSLFLVGLYFLIVRQRQLSAFRRVNSALQDSEDRLRQSLRGSDSELWEWQSDTELFSIENNGGHFPSDATSMMISMAEFPIFDDDREKVRQAWFRLINKKDDRFDVDYRYRRSDNSLGWTRVRGRPLEFDSVSGKVKKVAGIYTDITTQRRLEDDVKLLAQAFGNTSEGVLILDADERVKVSNKAAQNILGIDAEELVDRYFSQLVYQTDDRSDEIQLLLEQGISWTGEHDFRAADGTICPVWLNLSTMNDERGAISHYVAVFSDITERKQTEADLRRLANYDVLTGLPNRSSFSIRLAKTIHKAELTDEKLALMFLDLDRFKNVNDSYGHSMGDALLIEASNRLQSCVADEHTLCRFGGDEFVILLRDMDDIDEINHLCDALIRQIEKPFELYGREFFISTSIGVSLWPDDAKQPEMLIKNADQAMYHAKEEGRGNFQYFSAERNAEALYHLKLEADLRKAIDKQEFELYFQPQVDILKDDKVIGMEALLRWCHPKEGYIRPDIFIKVAESCGLIVDIDRWVLRQACIQGAKWEREFGAGFKLSVNVSAVQFRQPGFIQGVQQALADSGMSPRMLGLEITEGVLMKELHVAKEHLKALRGLGIDVAIDDFGTGYSSLAYLRSFDVSTLKIDRSFLIDIANNEADQAIVSSIIELARNLKLTVVAEGIETQEQLEQVFSRGCYIIQGYYFAKPMAVSEFEVYLRDRS, translated from the coding sequence ATGAGCAATAACGGCTGGTTCCGCCCTATTTTTTATTTTTTGCTTCTTTGGGCTATTGCGTTACCCGCATCAGCTGGCGATTTAGTTCAGCGGGTTTTTAGTGCGCGAGATGGGCTAAATAATGCGATAGTTAATAATATTAGTTTTGATGAGTATGGCTATACTTGGCTGTCTACTGAGCAAGGGCTTTATCGTGTTAGCGACACCACAGTTAGGCGTATTGATAAAGTAAAACAAGATATCCGTCTCTCGGATGAATATATCACCTTCACTATACCACTCAGCAAAAATCATCTCTTAGTGAGTACCTACGCTAACACCTATCTTTATAATTTGGTGACGGATGAGTTTGTTCAGTTTGGTAGCCTTGAGTTGTTTCCTGACTTTAAAAAAAGTGGCTTACAAGCTATTACTAAGCAAAATGATGGCAGCTATATCTTTTTAAACTATCAATCAGAGATATATCGTTTCGATTATGTGGCGATGGAGCTTAATTTCGTTAATGCCTTGCCCCATGACCCAGATATCCCTTGGGGGGTATTGGCCAAGTTTAATGATAACCAGCTTATTATTGGGACCAGCAGAGAACTTCAACTAAGAGACAGCTTAGGGATGCTGCGGGCTCTGTTTCCTTGGACTGAAACCATGGGACTGATAAAGACTCTGTTTGAGGATCGAGCCGGCAGAATTTGGTTAGGTTCGAGTAACGGATTGTACCGGGTTTATCCCGATTCAGTCACAGTTGAAAAAGTCGCTCAAATGCCATTTTACATTACGCATATGGCCCAAGATCAAAAAGGGTTTATGTGGTTATCTGGCAGAGATGGTTTGATCAAGTGGAATCCCGATACGCTGGAATTAAAGATATTTACCGATGAGCTCAAACTCGCCGCAGACTTAGATTATATATATGACATTGCAGTCGACAGTAATGACCTTATATGGGTTGGGGGGTCGGGTGATGGGCTTGCCGTTATCGCCGATGATCCAGATTTCTCAATCGATAATTTGACGCGTAAGGCACCCTACAAATTGGGTGATGAGATGGTTTGGGCTATTTACGCTGAAGAGCAGCGCGTTTGGCTTGGAACAGATAAAGGTTTGATCGATGTCGATCGGGAGCTTAAACGCAGCGTATTAATCACACCATTGGGAATGGAAGTCAATGACAGTATTTATACTGTCAAAGCTATGGATTCAGAGCACCTGTTATTAAGCTCGACCAATGGTCTGTTTATTTATAATAAAGCGACTAAACAAGCGATGCGTTTTGCCCAGTGGACAGGGGGAGAATCTTCTTTAGAAAACAAGACGGTATTTTTTAGCTATCAGGATCCATTGCTGGTTGGCCGATGGTGGTTCGTGACGTCTACGGGTCTATTTTATTGGGATAGTGGTACTTTAGAGCCTAAAGCTTTATCGATTAAAGGTGCTGATGGGGTTGTACGCAAGGGGGTGTTACGTTCTATTTTTCGTAGTTCCGATGGTAAGTTGTGGCTCGGCGGTGAACATTCTTTTGGTTATCTTGATAGTCGCGGGGTGTTCTTTTCTCGTAGCGATATTTTTGCCGATACTAACAACGCTATCGAAGTGAACTATATTCAAGAGGTTAATTCTGGAGTGCTATGGTTAGGTACATCCCCTAAAGGGTTGGTGGAATACCACCCTAAGACGGGACTAACCTATATGATGACCAAGAAGTGGGAACTCGACTGTAATTCTGTCTATTTTATTGAGCAGGTGCCAGGCTATCGTCTTGTTGGCTGTCCGAATTCGTTAGTTAGTCAAGATTTAGCTTCTGGTCAGTTATTGGTTGTTGAGAAGCAAGATGGACTAGTCAGCCATGAGTTAAATGACGGTGCCTCCTTTTATCAGCCTGGTGTAGGGCTCTATGTTGGTAGCCCTGATGGCGTAGGTTTGGTTGATGTACCTTTACTTAAAAATCGACTCAGTGAAGATGGCATTATGCTCGAATCCGTATCGGTATTTTATGAAGATAAAACAGATATCGATTTGATTCCATTAGAACATAAGGTTGTTCATCCTGGTTCGAGAATGATCAGTTTTCAGCTGACTAGTTTAGATTATTTGACCGATATTCCTTTCAAATTACAGTATCGTTTGCGCCGCGAAGGAAAATCATCAAGGGTGAATTATCTGCAGTTAAATGGACAGTCTCAGGTTAATGTTTCTGGTTTAGAGGCGGGTAATTATACCTTAGATATCCTAAGTGAGAAGAATGGCATTTGGTCGCAAACACCTTACTCATACTCATTTAGTGTCGAAGATTTTTGGTGGAATCATAGTTGGTTTAAAATTCTCATCCTATTATCGCTGTTCCTTGTCGGTTTATATTTTTTGATAGTCAGACAAAGACAGCTTTCTGCATTTAGACGGGTCAATAGTGCACTTCAAGACAGTGAAGACAGATTAAGGCAATCACTACGTGGCAGTGATTCTGAGTTGTGGGAGTGGCAGAGTGATACTGAGCTGTTCAGTATAGAGAATAACGGTGGTCATTTTCCTAGCGATGCGACATCTATGATGATCTCTATGGCTGAGTTTCCTATTTTTGACGATGATAGAGAGAAGGTTCGTCAGGCCTGGTTTCGTCTTATTAATAAAAAAGATGATCGTTTCGATGTTGATTACCGTTATCGCCGTAGTGATAACTCCTTGGGGTGGACTCGGGTGAGAGGACGGCCACTGGAGTTTGATTCAGTTAGCGGCAAGGTGAAAAAAGTTGCCGGTATCTATACCGATATTACCACGCAGCGTCGGTTGGAAGATGATGTAAAGCTGCTGGCACAAGCGTTTGGTAATACCTCCGAGGGGGTGTTGATTCTTGATGCAGATGAGCGGGTTAAAGTTTCTAACAAAGCGGCACAAAACATTTTAGGAATAGATGCTGAAGAGCTTGTTGATCGCTATTTTTCTCAATTAGTTTATCAAACGGATGATCGCAGTGATGAGATTCAGCTACTACTCGAACAGGGGATTTCCTGGACAGGAGAGCATGATTTTAGGGCTGCCGATGGCACTATTTGCCCTGTATGGTTGAATCTATCGACCATGAATGATGAGCGTGGTGCGATTTCTCACTATGTTGCCGTGTTCTCTGATATTACCGAAAGAAAGCAGACCGAAGCGGATCTGCGCCGTCTTGCTAACTATGACGTATTAACGGGATTACCTAATCGCTCTTCATTTTCGATTCGACTAGCGAAGACAATTCATAAAGCAGAGTTGACGGACGAAAAGCTAGCGTTGATGTTTCTCGATTTAGATCGTTTTAAAAACGTCAATGATTCCTATGGTCACAGTATGGGAGATGCTTTGCTGATCGAAGCCTCTAATCGTTTGCAGTCTTGTGTTGCCGATGAGCATACTCTGTGTCGTTTCGGTGGTGATGAGTTTGTTATTTTACTGCGAGATATGGACGACATTGATGAAATTAATCATCTATGTGATGCGTTGATCCGTCAGATAGAGAAGCCGTTTGAACTCTATGGCAGAGAGTTTTTCATTTCGACCAGTATTGGGGTCAGTCTATGGCCCGATGATGCTAAGCAGCCGGAGATGTTAATTAAGAATGCCGATCAGGCGATGTATCACGCCAAAGAAGAGGGGCGTGGTAACTTTCAGTATTTCTCTGCAGAGCGAAACGCAGAAGCACTTTATCATCTCAAGTTAGAGGCGGATCTACGTAAGGCGATCGACAAACAAGAATTTGAACTGTATTTCCAACCACAAGTCGATATTTTAAAAGACGATAAAGTCATAGGGATGGAGGCCTTGCTAAGGTGGTGCCATCCAAAAGAGGGCTATATCAGACCCGATATCTTTATTAAGGTCGCCGAGTCCTGTGGTTTGATCGTAGATATTGACCGTTGGGTATTGAGGCAAGCTTGTATTCAAGGCGCCAAATGGGAGCGAGAGTTTGGAGCTGGCTTTAAGTTGTCAGTCAATGTCTCTGCGGTACAATTTAGGCAGCCAGGATTTATTCAAGGCGTCCAGCAAGCATTAGCCGATTCTGGGATGTCGCCTAGGATGCTTGGTCTTGAGATCACTGAAGGTGTGTTGATGAAAGAACTTCATGTGGCTAAAGAGCATCTCAAAGCGCTGCGCGGGCTTGGAATTGATGTGGCAATTGATGACTTTGGTACGGGGTATTCATCGCTAGCTTACCTACGTAGCTTTGATGTTAGCACCTTAAAAATTGATCGATCATTTTTGATCGATATTGCTAATAATGAAGCCGACCAAGCGATTGTTAGCAGTATTATCGAACTGGCTCGAAATCTTAAGTTAACTGTTGTTGCAGAGGGGATAGAAACTCAGGAGCAGTTGGAGCAAGTATTTAGCCGCGGTTGTTACATTATTCAAGGTTATTATTTTGCTAAGCCAATGGCGGTTAGCGAATTTGAAGTTTATCTGCGAGACAGATCATAA
- the aceF gene encoding pyruvate dehydrogenase complex dihydrolipoyllysine-residue acetyltransferase: protein MAELKEVLVPDIGGDEVQVIEICVAVGDSIDAEASIITVESDKATMDIPAPFAGTLAELKVAVGDTVSEGSLIAMMSAEVADTAAPAVEEQAPAPAAPVAEAAPVAAPAPAASSASQIIEVTVPDIGDASDVDVIEVLVAVGDNIDVDTGLITLETDKATMEVPAPAAGVVTEMKVSVGDKVSQGSLVLMLQVSGGEAAAPAPVAEAAPAGPAVTTVDVKEIAVPDIGDASDVDVIEVLVAVGDIIEADQGLITLETDKATMEVPAPFAGKLVSLTVKVGDKVSQGSVIATVETQSTAPVPVQAAAPAPVASAAPAPVPAASKPPVPHHPSAGSTPKTGAVHASPAVRRLAREFGADLTLVTGTGRKGRILKEDVQAFIKYELSRPKASAATAVAGGAGGLNVIAAPKVDFAKFGEVEEVPLTRIQKISGPNLHRNWVTIPHVTQFDEADITELEAFRKQQNELAAKQKTGVKITPLVFMMKAVAKALQQFPVFNSSLSADGESLIKKKYYHVGVAVDTPNGLVVPVVRDVDKKGILELSAELMEISIKARDGKLKAADMQGSCFTISSLGGIGGTAFTPIVNYPDVAILGVSKSEIKPKWNGKEFEPKLMLPLSLSYDHRVIDGAMAARFSVTLSSMLSDIRTLIL from the coding sequence ATGGCTGAGTTAAAAGAAGTTTTAGTCCCCGATATTGGTGGGGATGAAGTACAAGTTATCGAGATCTGCGTTGCCGTCGGCGATAGCATAGATGCTGAAGCATCGATCATCACCGTTGAGAGTGACAAGGCGACCATGGATATTCCTGCGCCTTTCGCTGGCACACTTGCAGAGCTCAAAGTTGCGGTAGGTGATACCGTTTCTGAAGGTTCACTTATCGCTATGATGAGTGCTGAAGTCGCTGACACCGCCGCGCCAGCGGTCGAGGAACAAGCGCCTGCACCAGCGGCGCCAGTTGCCGAGGCTGCACCCGTTGCCGCTCCAGCACCTGCTGCATCATCAGCGTCACAAATTATCGAAGTCACAGTGCCTGACATCGGCGATGCGTCTGATGTGGATGTGATTGAAGTGCTAGTGGCCGTCGGCGACAACATAGATGTTGATACTGGTCTTATTACCCTTGAAACCGATAAAGCCACCATGGAGGTGCCTGCACCTGCTGCTGGTGTGGTCACCGAGATGAAAGTCTCTGTCGGTGATAAGGTTTCTCAAGGTTCGTTGGTGTTGATGTTACAAGTCAGCGGCGGTGAAGCAGCAGCGCCAGCGCCAGTTGCAGAGGCTGCTCCGGCAGGACCAGCTGTAACCACAGTTGACGTGAAAGAGATTGCTGTGCCCGATATTGGCGATGCATCTGATGTCGATGTGATCGAAGTGCTTGTGGCCGTTGGTGATATTATCGAAGCTGATCAAGGCCTCATCACGCTGGAAACCGACAAGGCGACCATGGAAGTGCCTGCGCCGTTTGCGGGTAAATTGGTGTCGTTAACCGTTAAGGTGGGCGATAAGGTTTCTCAAGGTAGCGTTATCGCAACTGTTGAGACGCAATCAACTGCGCCAGTACCGGTACAAGCAGCGGCTCCTGCTCCAGTGGCATCAGCTGCTCCAGCACCAGTGCCTGCGGCAAGTAAGCCTCCTGTGCCACATCATCCGAGCGCAGGCAGTACGCCTAAGACGGGTGCGGTACATGCCTCACCAGCCGTGCGTCGTTTAGCGCGCGAGTTTGGTGCCGACCTGACGTTAGTCACAGGTACTGGTCGCAAAGGACGTATTCTTAAAGAGGACGTTCAGGCGTTCATTAAGTATGAGCTAAGTCGTCCAAAAGCTTCTGCTGCTACAGCGGTTGCTGGTGGCGCTGGCGGGCTCAATGTGATTGCCGCACCTAAGGTTGATTTTGCTAAGTTTGGCGAAGTTGAAGAGGTTCCGCTAACACGTATTCAGAAGATTTCTGGGCCAAACCTACATCGCAACTGGGTCACTATTCCCCATGTAACGCAATTTGATGAAGCGGATATCACTGAGTTAGAAGCGTTCCGTAAACAGCAGAACGAATTAGCCGCTAAGCAGAAGACAGGCGTTAAGATCACGCCACTTGTCTTTATGATGAAAGCTGTTGCTAAGGCGTTGCAGCAGTTCCCCGTATTCAACTCAAGTTTGAGTGCAGATGGTGAGTCGCTGATCAAGAAGAAGTACTATCACGTTGGTGTAGCGGTTGATACGCCAAACGGTTTGGTTGTGCCAGTGGTTCGCGATGTCGATAAGAAAGGCATTCTTGAGTTATCTGCTGAGTTGATGGAGATCTCTATCAAGGCTCGTGACGGTAAGTTGAAAGCTGCCGACATGCAGGGTAGCTGTTTTACTATTTCAAGCTTAGGTGGCATCGGTGGTACGGCATTTACCCCAATTGTGAACTATCCTGATGTCGCGATTCTTGGTGTGTCTAAGTCTGAGATTAAACCTAAGTGGAATGGTAAAGAGTTTGAGCCTAAGTTAATGTTGCCATTATCTTTATCATACGACCACCGTGTGATCGATGGCGCAATGGCAGCACGCTTTAGTGTGACACTGTCAAGTATGCTGTCCGACATACGTACACTTATTTTGTAA